A DNA window from Thermosynechococcaceae cyanobacterium Okahandja contains the following coding sequences:
- the atpC gene encoding ATP synthase F1 subunit epsilon: MVMTVRVIAPDKTVWDAPAEEVILPSTTGQLGILSNHAPLLTALETGVMRVRQEREWVAIALMGGFAEVENNEVTILVNAAERGDTIDLETAKREFSEAQAAVTKAEQSGSKQAQIQAAQAFRRARARLQAAGGVVEI, from the coding sequence ATGGTAATGACAGTACGGGTGATTGCCCCCGATAAAACCGTTTGGGATGCCCCCGCTGAAGAAGTAATTCTACCGAGTACCACCGGACAGTTGGGAATCCTTTCAAATCATGCACCGTTACTGACTGCCCTCGAAACCGGTGTGATGCGGGTGCGCCAAGAGCGGGAATGGGTGGCGATCGCCCTGATGGGGGGCTTTGCCGAAGTGGAAAATAACGAAGTCACCATCTTGGTGAATGCGGCGGAGCGGGGTGACACCATTGATCTTGAGACGGCCAAGCGCGAGTTTAGCGAGGCCCAAGCCGCGGTAACCAAAGCAGAGCAAAGTGGCTCGAAACAAGCCCAAATTCAAGCGGCGCAAGCCTTCCGTCGGGCGCGGGCACGGTTGCAGGCTGCCGGTGGGGTTGTGGAAATTTAG
- the atpD gene encoding F0F1 ATP synthase subunit beta, which produces MVTTAERTNVGFITQVIGPVIDIEFPGGKMPAIYNALRIQGKTEAGLDVAVTCEVQQLLGDNRVRAVAMSSTDGLVRGMEVVDTGAPISVPVGTATLGRIFNVLGEPVDEKGEVVANETLPIHRPAPSFTELETKPSVFETGIKVIDLLTPYRRGGKIGLFGGAGVGKTVIMMELINNIATQHGGVSVFAGVGERTREGNDLYNEMIESGVIDKEDPSKSKIALVYGQMNEPPGARMRVGLSGLTMAEYFRDVNKQDVLLFVDNIFRFVQAGSEVSALLGRMPSAVGYQPTLGTDVGALQERITSTMEGSITSIQAVYVPADDLTDPAPATTFAHLDGTTVLSRGLAAKGIYPAVDPLGSTSNMLQPDIVGTEHYQTARAVQATLQRYKELQDIIAILGLDELSEEDRLTVARARKVERFLSQPFFVAEVFTGAPGKYVTLEDTIKGFQMILSGELDDLPEQAFYMVGNIEEAKAKAEKLKA; this is translated from the coding sequence ATGGTCACAACAGCAGAACGAACCAATGTAGGCTTTATTACCCAAGTTATCGGGCCGGTCATTGACATTGAATTTCCCGGCGGCAAAATGCCCGCCATTTACAACGCCCTCCGCATTCAAGGGAAAACAGAAGCGGGCTTAGACGTTGCCGTTACCTGCGAAGTGCAACAACTCCTTGGCGATAACCGCGTCCGTGCCGTTGCCATGAGCAGCACCGATGGTTTAGTGCGGGGCATGGAAGTAGTAGATACCGGCGCTCCGATTAGTGTGCCTGTCGGCACCGCCACCCTTGGCCGCATCTTTAACGTGTTAGGGGAGCCAGTGGACGAAAAAGGGGAGGTCGTCGCCAACGAAACCCTGCCCATTCACCGCCCTGCCCCCAGCTTTACCGAGCTAGAAACCAAACCCTCGGTCTTTGAAACCGGCATCAAGGTGATTGACCTGCTGACCCCCTATCGCCGTGGCGGCAAAATTGGCCTCTTTGGCGGTGCTGGCGTCGGCAAAACCGTGATCATGATGGAATTAATCAACAACATTGCCACCCAGCACGGCGGTGTTTCGGTGTTTGCCGGTGTGGGGGAGCGCACCCGCGAAGGGAACGACCTCTACAACGAAATGATTGAATCGGGGGTCATTGACAAAGAAGACCCCAGCAAATCAAAAATTGCCCTTGTTTATGGCCAGATGAACGAACCCCCCGGGGCACGGATGCGGGTGGGTCTGTCGGGCTTGACCATGGCGGAATACTTCCGGGATGTGAACAAGCAGGACGTGCTGCTGTTTGTCGATAACATTTTCCGTTTTGTCCAAGCGGGTTCGGAAGTGTCGGCTCTATTGGGACGGATGCCCTCGGCGGTGGGCTACCAGCCGACCCTAGGCACCGATGTGGGGGCACTCCAAGAGCGGATTACCTCCACCATGGAAGGCTCCATTACCTCCATTCAAGCGGTGTATGTGCCCGCGGACGACTTAACCGACCCGGCACCGGCCACCACATTTGCCCACCTTGACGGGACGACGGTACTCTCGCGGGGCTTGGCCGCCAAAGGCATTTACCCGGCAGTGGATCCGCTGGGTTCTACCTCCAATATGCTCCAGCCGGATATTGTTGGCACTGAGCACTACCAAACCGCCCGGGCAGTGCAGGCCACCCTGCAACGCTACAAAGAACTCCAAGACATCATTGCCATTTTGGGCTTGGATGAACTCTCGGAAGAAGACCGCCTAACCGTGGCACGGGCGCGTAAAGTCGAGCGGTTCCTGTCGCAGCCCTTCTTTGTGGCGGAAGTCTTCACGGGTGCCCCCGGCAAATACGTCACCCTAGAAGACACGATCAAAGGCTTCCAGATGATCCTCAGCGGTGAGCTAGATGATCTGCCGGAGCAAGCCTTCTACATGGTGGGCAACATCGAAGAAGCCAAAGCCAAAGCTGAAAAACTCAAAGCGTAG
- a CDS encoding DUF2862 domain-containing protein — MDVGQKVRVCRIRDRVAQEVVKKLGQVGQVTGFKMTDGSGVGVIVTFEDRSSTWFFEDEIEAIG; from the coding sequence ATGGACGTGGGGCAAAAAGTGCGCGTCTGCCGAATTCGCGATCGCGTCGCCCAAGAAGTGGTCAAAAAACTGGGTCAAGTCGGTCAAGTCACGGGCTTTAAGATGACCGATGGTAGCGGTGTTGGGGTGATCGTCACCTTTGAGGATCGCTCCAGTACATGGTTTTTTGAAGACGAAATCGAAGCCATTGGCTAA
- a CDS encoding D-alanine--D-alanine ligase gives MARLRVGLVFGGRSREHEVSVVSAAAIAQAFADPLNRDRYEVVPIYIQKNGLWRCTDTVSSAVPLTEAAPRWSFPAVAETIDVWFPVLHGPNGEDGTIQGLLELMQQPYVGSGVAASAIGMDKIFMKTLFGAVGLPQVPYMAVSRAELWSDPCRYGHLCERIEAALGYPCFVKPANLGSSVGISKAKNRQQLTTALDTAAELDRRIIVEAGVVARELECAVLGNDKPQASVVGEITYSSEFYDYETKYTDGRANLVIPAQVPATVSETIQAMALQAFQALDGAGLARFDFFYVPSSGEVLINEVNTLPGFTALSMYPQLWAASGLPFPELVHRLVQLALERHQP, from the coding sequence ATGGCTCGTCTGCGGGTTGGGTTGGTGTTTGGTGGTCGCTCACGGGAGCACGAGGTGTCGGTGGTATCAGCGGCGGCGATCGCCCAAGCGTTTGCCGATCCCCTCAATCGCGATCGCTATGAGGTGGTCCCCATTTACATTCAAAAAAATGGTCTTTGGCGCTGTACCGACACGGTGAGTTCAGCGGTGCCGTTGACGGAGGCGGCTCCCCGCTGGTCATTTCCGGCGGTGGCTGAAACGATTGATGTTTGGTTTCCGGTGCTGCACGGCCCCAACGGCGAAGATGGCACAATCCAAGGGCTGCTGGAACTCATGCAACAGCCCTACGTTGGCTCTGGGGTGGCGGCCTCGGCCATTGGCATGGATAAGATTTTTATGAAAACCTTGTTTGGGGCGGTGGGGCTGCCGCAAGTGCCCTATATGGCGGTCAGTCGTGCGGAGCTATGGTCGGATCCCTGCCGTTACGGCCACCTGTGCGAGCGCATTGAAGCGGCGTTGGGCTATCCCTGCTTTGTGAAGCCCGCCAACCTTGGCTCGTCGGTGGGCATTTCTAAAGCCAAGAACCGCCAACAGTTGACCACGGCCCTTGACACTGCCGCGGAACTGGATCGGCGCATCATTGTCGAAGCAGGTGTTGTGGCGCGGGAACTCGAGTGTGCCGTCTTGGGCAATGACAAACCCCAAGCTTCGGTGGTGGGGGAAATTACCTACAGTAGTGAGTTCTACGATTACGAAACCAAATATACTGATGGCCGCGCCAATCTGGTCATTCCCGCCCAAGTTCCCGCCACCGTGAGTGAAACCATTCAGGCAATGGCTCTTCAGGCGTTTCAAGCCCTAGATGGAGCCGGCTTGGCGCGGTTTGACTTTTTCTATGTTCCCAGTAGTGGCGAGGTACTCATCAATGAAGTCAATACCTTGCCCGGGTTTACGGCACTGAGTATGTACCCGCAGTTATGGGCCGCCAGTGGCCTGCCGTTTCCGGAACTGGTGCATCGGCTGGTGCAACTGGCGCTGGAGCGGCATCAGCCCTAG
- a CDS encoding DUF362 domain-containing protein has product MPTVSLLRATSYDVEALEASLQALLAPLGGMAAMVKPGDRVLLKPNLLTGARPQHECVTRPELVYCVAKLVQAVGGQPFLGDGPAFGSAMGVARNNGYLPFLEALKVPVVEFHGDRYPTGSPEFQHLRLSKEAMAADVVINLPKVKSHVQLTLTLGVKNLFGCVPGKMKAWWHMEAGKDADRFGRMLVETARAINPDLTIMDGIIGHEGNGPSGGTPRRLNLLAASQNVFALDRALLAILNVDPERVPTQRAASALGLNPPLEAIHFPLAQPAELQVADWQLPHQMMPIDFGAPRVLKSTFKHLYIRWIKEPLATYSQPS; this is encoded by the coding sequence ATGCCAACCGTTAGTTTATTACGAGCCACGTCCTACGATGTGGAGGCGCTTGAGGCATCTTTGCAGGCGCTGTTGGCACCCCTCGGGGGGATGGCGGCCATGGTCAAACCGGGCGATCGCGTCCTCCTGAAGCCTAACCTGCTCACCGGCGCACGACCCCAACACGAGTGCGTCACTCGGCCAGAACTGGTGTACTGTGTTGCCAAACTGGTGCAGGCGGTAGGTGGGCAGCCCTTTTTAGGGGATGGCCCCGCCTTTGGTTCGGCGATGGGGGTGGCTCGCAACAACGGCTACCTGCCCTTCCTAGAAGCGCTGAAGGTTCCTGTGGTTGAGTTCCATGGCGATCGCTACCCGACCGGCAGCCCGGAATTTCAGCACCTGCGCCTCAGCAAAGAAGCCATGGCTGCCGATGTGGTGATTAATCTGCCCAAGGTCAAATCCCACGTGCAACTCACCCTTACCTTGGGGGTCAAAAACCTCTTTGGCTGCGTGCCCGGCAAAATGAAAGCCTGGTGGCACATGGAAGCCGGTAAAGATGCCGATCGCTTCGGGCGAATGCTGGTGGAAACGGCCCGTGCCATCAACCCCGATCTAACGATTATGGACGGCATTATTGGCCATGAGGGCAATGGCCCCAGTGGTGGCACCCCCCGCCGCCTCAACCTCTTGGCCGCCAGCCAGAATGTCTTTGCCCTGGATCGCGCCCTGCTGGCCATTCTCAACGTCGATCCCGAGCGCGTCCCCACCCAGCGTGCCGCTAGTGCCCTCGGCTTAAACCCTCCCCTTGAGGCCATCCACTTTCCCTTAGCCCAACCCGCAGAGTTGCAGGTCGCGGACTGGCAACTGCCGCACCAGATGATGCCCATTGATTTTGGTGCCCCCCGCGTCCTGAAGTCCACGTTTAAGCACCTGTATATTCGCTGGATCAAGGAACCCTTGGCCACCTATAGCCAACCGTCCTAG
- a CDS encoding DUF1838 domain-containing protein, which translates to MTTAQRQQEMFAARDWVRVRADLSGDTTFMVWQGAVYSFVPTEPRRHLFNIVGMSAARCLPHPESGWYFLSRELTFYLNPETNALAERWQNPWTGEVLTVIPVANDPVQGLFRREVPAQVGLTTTTFQFDLFPRYANPLAEDPRFQDYSPQPLYQAVELFKLTVPTPALKAKESNTIAEVHLYWSRIGPWLPWMKMADRPGYLIYSASGQKAFRVAELPALLQEQLQRLPLYREAPTTYREGADMTSWLYFQQHFEAYLAGAMFPIVDPTPP; encoded by the coding sequence ATGACTACGGCACAACGGCAGCAGGAGATGTTTGCGGCTCGCGATTGGGTGCGCGTCCGCGCCGATTTGAGCGGTGACACCACCTTTATGGTATGGCAGGGGGCGGTCTATAGTTTTGTCCCCACCGAACCCCGCCGCCACCTGTTTAACATTGTCGGCATGAGTGCGGCGCGCTGTTTGCCTCATCCCGAATCGGGCTGGTACTTTTTATCGCGGGAGTTAACCTTTTACCTTAATCCTGAGACCAACGCGCTGGCTGAGCGCTGGCAAAATCCGTGGACCGGCGAGGTGCTCACCGTGATTCCTGTGGCCAATGATCCGGTACAGGGACTCTTTCGGCGTGAGGTGCCCGCTCAGGTTGGCCTAACCACCACCACGTTTCAATTTGACCTGTTCCCCCGCTATGCCAATCCTCTGGCTGAGGATCCGCGCTTTCAGGACTATAGCCCCCAGCCGCTGTACCAAGCGGTAGAGCTATTTAAGCTGACGGTGCCCACCCCTGCGCTGAAGGCCAAAGAGAGTAACACCATTGCTGAGGTGCACCTTTACTGGAGCCGCATTGGCCCATGGTTACCGTGGATGAAAATGGCCGATCGCCCCGGTTACCTCATCTACAGTGCCAGTGGGCAAAAAGCCTTTAGGGTGGCTGAGCTACCCGCCTTGCTGCAAGAACAACTCCAGCGGCTGCCCCTCTACAGGGAAGCCCCGACCACGTACCGCGAGGGTGCCGATATGACCTCGTGGCTGTATTTTCAGCAGCATTTTGAGGCCTATTTGGCGGGCGCGATGTTTCCAATTGTGGATCCGACGCCACCGTGA
- a CDS encoding AI-2E family transporter gives MNQSSAPVYWWSRLSLLSRLLIIGLAAPLLTLNFWAFSSILSFFGPLVAVLILASLFAFLLNYPVHWMEAQGNPRGPAAVVVFLLALVIIAIVGIVLIPNVLNQAQQLITRLPDWFTSSQRRLLEFGQWIDSLNLPVTIDIDALANQLLEKLKDQLQAVAREALNLILGTVSSVVDVIINVILTVVLTFYLLQHGDEIWEGLISWLPDTLRPTASETIRKSFESYFIGQLILALCMGIGLTTIFVLLKVPYGLLFGVIIGVMALVPFGGTVGIISVSLLVTLQDAWLALKVCGFSFLFQQLLENIVAPRIIGSFTGLNPVWVFLAILTGARVSGLVGVLIAVPTAVVIKTFLVSVRSRLNPEDAAVPELAAPPPPPAATFSSKMNPS, from the coding sequence ATGAACCAGTCTTCGGCACCTGTTTACTGGTGGAGTCGCCTCTCCCTGTTAAGTCGCCTGCTCATCATTGGATTGGCCGCGCCGCTGCTGACCCTTAACTTCTGGGCATTTTCCTCAATTCTCAGTTTCTTTGGCCCCCTAGTGGCCGTGTTGATCTTGGCCTCTCTGTTTGCCTTCTTGCTCAATTATCCGGTGCATTGGATGGAAGCCCAAGGCAATCCCCGTGGTCCGGCGGCGGTGGTGGTCTTTTTACTGGCACTGGTAATTATTGCCATTGTGGGCATTGTCTTAATCCCGAATGTCTTAAATCAGGCGCAACAGCTTATTACCCGCTTGCCCGACTGGTTTACCTCTAGTCAACGCCGCCTGCTCGAGTTTGGCCAGTGGATTGACAGCTTGAATTTACCCGTCACCATTGATATTGATGCCCTAGCTAATCAATTACTTGAAAAGCTCAAAGATCAACTGCAAGCGGTTGCCCGTGAAGCGCTGAACCTGATTTTAGGCACCGTCAGCAGTGTGGTGGATGTGATCATTAACGTGATTTTGACGGTGGTATTAACCTTTTACCTGCTCCAGCACGGCGATGAAATTTGGGAGGGTCTCATTAGCTGGCTGCCGGATACCCTGCGCCCTACCGCCTCCGAGACCATTCGCAAAAGCTTTGAGAGTTACTTTATTGGCCAGTTAATTCTGGCCTTGTGCATGGGGATTGGCCTAACGACAATTTTTGTACTCTTAAAGGTGCCCTACGGGTTGTTGTTTGGGGTCATTATTGGTGTCATGGCTTTGGTTCCCTTTGGCGGCACCGTGGGCATTATTTCCGTGAGTTTGCTGGTGACGCTACAGGACGCTTGGTTGGCCCTGAAGGTGTGCGGGTTTTCATTCCTGTTTCAACAGCTTCTGGAAAACATTGTTGCCCCCCGCATCATTGGCAGCTTTACGGGGTTGAATCCGGTGTGGGTCTTTTTGGCCATTTTGACGGGGGCACGGGTCTCGGGTTTAGTGGGGGTATTAATTGCGGTGCCAACGGCGGTGGTCATTAAAACCTTTTTGGTGAGTGTGCGATCGCGCCTGAACCCAGAGGATGCCGCCGTACCCGAATTAGCAGCGCCGCCGCCACCTCCAGCGGCAACGTTTTCCTCCAAAATGAATCCATCCTAG
- the murD gene encoding UDP-N-acetylmuramoyl-L-alanine--D-glutamate ligase — protein MPTVHVIGLGRSGIAAARLLKRQGWQVEVSDAHQTPALESQQHLLEAEGIRVCLNYRFDLETLATVGLRHPSEIVISPGVPWHSPSLVAARQAGIPVRGEVEIAWNTLAHLPWLCITGTNGKTTTTALTAAIFQAAGYNAPACGNIGNSICEVALTGTALDWVIAEISSYQLESLPPLKAKFALWTTLTPDHLERHGTLSAYVETKAHLINHAQQAILNGDDPYLRTHLGDRWPKAWWTSIHGAAALPKGIDQGIYIEAGQVWVNEQPLFPVSLLKMPGYHNQQNLLLAVAAAHLAGIPAATIATAVANFAGVPHRLEPICTWRQVQWINDSKATNYDAAAIGLASVMAPVVLIAGGQPKKGEDQEWLRLIQEKAAWVLLIGEAAPQFADRLEAIGFTNYEIMETLDRAVAVAADLVTAYPIKTVLFSPACASFDQYQNFEERGDHFRQLCLEL, from the coding sequence ATGCCAACCGTTCATGTCATTGGTTTAGGGCGTTCCGGCATTGCGGCGGCTCGGTTACTCAAGCGTCAAGGCTGGCAAGTAGAAGTGAGTGATGCTCACCAAACCCCTGCGTTGGAATCGCAGCAACACCTGCTGGAAGCGGAAGGCATTCGCGTTTGCCTCAACTACCGCTTTGACCTTGAAACACTGGCAACCGTAGGCTTGCGCCATCCCAGCGAAATTGTGATTAGCCCGGGGGTACCGTGGCACAGTCCGAGCTTGGTGGCCGCCCGTCAAGCGGGCATTCCCGTGCGGGGCGAAGTCGAAATTGCTTGGAATACCCTTGCCCATCTGCCGTGGCTTTGCATTACCGGCACCAACGGCAAAACCACCACCACGGCGCTCACTGCCGCTATTTTTCAAGCCGCTGGCTACAATGCCCCCGCCTGCGGCAACATCGGTAACAGTATCTGTGAAGTGGCACTCACCGGCACTGCCCTCGACTGGGTGATTGCCGAAATTAGTAGCTACCAGCTAGAGTCCTTGCCCCCCTTAAAGGCCAAGTTTGCCCTGTGGACCACCCTCACCCCTGATCACCTCGAGCGCCATGGCACCCTGAGCGCCTACGTTGAAACCAAAGCTCACCTGATCAACCACGCCCAGCAGGCAATTCTTAACGGTGATGATCCCTACCTGCGCACCCACTTGGGCGATCGCTGGCCCAAGGCATGGTGGACAAGTATTCACGGGGCGGCGGCGCTTCCTAAAGGAATTGACCAGGGCATTTATATTGAGGCCGGCCAAGTGTGGGTCAACGAGCAGCCCCTCTTTCCGGTCAGCCTCCTCAAAATGCCGGGCTATCATAACCAGCAGAACCTGCTCTTGGCCGTTGCTGCCGCTCATCTAGCTGGGATCCCCGCCGCTACCATTGCCACCGCCGTCGCTAACTTTGCAGGCGTGCCCCACCGCCTTGAACCCATTTGCACGTGGCGGCAGGTGCAGTGGATTAACGACAGTAAGGCCACCAACTACGACGCAGCCGCCATTGGCTTAGCTTCAGTCATGGCACCCGTGGTGCTCATTGCCGGTGGCCAGCCCAAGAAAGGTGAGGATCAGGAGTGGCTGCGCCTCATTCAGGAAAAAGCCGCATGGGTATTACTCATTGGCGAAGCAGCACCGCAGTTTGCCGATCGCCTAGAGGCCATTGGATTTACCAATTATGAGATTATGGAAACACTGGATCGCGCGGTAGCCGTTGCCGCAGATCTTGTCACTGCGTACCCCATCAAAACCGTCCTCTTTTCCCCCGCCTGTGCCAGTTTTGACCAGTACCAGAATTTTGAAGAACGCGGCGATCACTTCCGTCAACTGTGTCTAGAGTTGTAG
- a CDS encoding transglycosylase SLT domain-containing protein, with translation MKSLPKHRRSGVSRRWRNWLLLALLTVLAIAGGLAVRQYLSVPPGEPLYSLTLEAPPQRRAQLQAWAQGKDPLRRDRARYLLAVDSLRQNNPQDSLGWLNNLEASYRPMAAPILLLRAAAHQQAGNTAKAKQTWQQLLDTYPQEPEAAVALLNLGQPEQAIARFPQHPAVVNYVHAQLQTNPDRVPYLKVVARYGLYLKDYGTYLEILRQRYPEALTPDDWEAIAFGYWEKMQYAAAAAAYDRAPATPLNRYRVGRGHQLSNNIPAATRAYQDLVRRFPKSPEAALAQLRLARLAKTPTARLPLLATGLQLARQSQSAAVAADMLLEQYRAYRQLGNETAAQRSQAELFQTYGHYPAAAELRWTFAEAAAQKRQWQVAQRWVGEILKLNPHSEIAPRAAFWLGKWLGEAGQTQAQTAMWRSLRQQYPHSYYGWRAASLLKEPVGTFTTLRQHQPKIAPERAQPLPLTTGSVTLQELYLLGQSHDAWQRWQWEFQNRVHPTAAEQLTDGLIRLGVGEYLDGLFMLQNLFVRAQSEPETATFLAPIQNDPRFWYALYPLPYWDLVQKWATARQLNALLVMALIRQESRFETDIRSVVGATGLMQLMPETAAWIAAQINFTPVSLEDPETNIRLGTWYFDYTHKQYQQNTLLALASYNAGPGNVSQWLERLDASDGDRFVEAIPFSETYGYVKSVLENYWNYLQLYRQD, from the coding sequence ATGAAATCGTTGCCTAAGCATCGCCGTTCTGGGGTATCCCGTCGCTGGCGCAACTGGCTGCTGCTGGCATTACTGACGGTTCTTGCGATCGCCGGAGGGCTGGCGGTGCGGCAGTACTTGTCGGTGCCGCCGGGGGAGCCGCTCTATTCCCTCACCCTAGAGGCTCCCCCCCAACGCCGCGCCCAACTGCAAGCCTGGGCACAGGGCAAGGACCCATTACGGCGCGATCGCGCCCGCTATTTGCTAGCCGTGGATAGTCTGCGCCAAAACAACCCCCAAGACAGTTTAGGGTGGCTGAACAATTTAGAGGCCAGCTATCGTCCGATGGCAGCACCCATTTTGCTCCTGCGGGCAGCGGCTCATCAGCAAGCCGGGAATACCGCCAAGGCCAAACAAACGTGGCAGCAGCTTCTTGACACCTATCCTCAAGAACCAGAAGCCGCTGTGGCCTTACTTAACCTTGGGCAACCGGAACAGGCGATCGCCCGGTTTCCGCAGCATCCGGCGGTTGTGAACTACGTCCATGCCCAGTTGCAAACCAACCCGGATCGGGTGCCTTACCTGAAGGTGGTGGCGCGGTATGGGCTGTACCTAAAGGACTACGGCACCTACCTCGAAATTCTGCGGCAGCGCTACCCCGAAGCTCTCACCCCTGACGACTGGGAGGCCATTGCCTTTGGCTATTGGGAAAAAATGCAGTACGCTGCCGCCGCGGCGGCCTACGATCGCGCCCCTGCCACCCCCTTGAATCGCTATCGGGTGGGTCGTGGCCATCAACTCAGCAACAATATACCGGCGGCAACCAGAGCGTATCAGGATCTGGTGCGGCGCTTTCCCAAGAGTCCGGAAGCGGCCCTCGCCCAACTGCGCCTTGCCCGCCTAGCCAAGACCCCAACCGCTCGCCTACCCCTGCTGGCCACAGGGCTGCAACTGGCTCGCCAAAGCCAATCAGCGGCCGTTGCTGCCGATATGTTGCTGGAGCAGTACCGAGCCTACCGCCAACTGGGGAATGAAACGGCTGCCCAGCGCAGCCAAGCGGAACTCTTCCAAACCTACGGGCATTACCCGGCGGCGGCTGAACTCCGTTGGACCTTCGCCGAAGCGGCAGCGCAAAAACGGCAGTGGCAAGTGGCGCAGCGCTGGGTTGGTGAGATACTAAAGCTGAACCCCCACAGTGAAATTGCCCCCCGCGCCGCCTTTTGGTTGGGTAAGTGGTTGGGGGAGGCCGGCCAGACCCAAGCCCAGACTGCCATGTGGCGATCGCTGCGCCAGCAGTATCCCCATTCCTACTATGGTTGGCGGGCGGCCAGCCTCCTCAAGGAACCCGTGGGCACCTTTACCACGCTGCGGCAACATCAGCCCAAAATTGCCCCAGAGCGGGCACAGCCGCTGCCCCTAACCACCGGTAGCGTCACCCTCCAAGAACTCTACCTGCTGGGCCAAAGCCACGACGCTTGGCAGCGCTGGCAATGGGAATTTCAGAACCGGGTTCACCCCACTGCTGCCGAACAACTTACCGATGGCCTGATCCGCCTTGGAGTGGGCGAGTATCTCGATGGCCTTTTCATGCTGCAAAACCTGTTTGTGCGCGCCCAGAGTGAACCCGAAACCGCCACCTTCTTGGCCCCGATTCAAAACGACCCGCGCTTTTGGTACGCCCTCTATCCACTGCCCTACTGGGATTTGGTGCAAAAATGGGCAACCGCCCGCCAGCTTAATGCCCTGCTGGTCATGGCCCTCATTCGCCAAGAGTCTCGCTTTGAAACCGATATTCGCTCCGTGGTGGGAGCCACCGGCTTAATGCAACTGATGCCGGAAACCGCCGCTTGGATTGCCGCGCAGATTAACTTCACCCCTGTGTCCCTCGAAGACCCAGAGACCAATATTCGCCTCGGGACTTGGTATTTTGACTACACCCATAAGCAGTATCAACAAAATACCCTGCTAGCCCTCGCCAGCTATAATGCCGGACCCGGTAACGTCAGCCAGTGGTTAGAACGGCTAGATGCCAGCGATGGCGATCGCTTTGTTGAAGCCATTCCCTTTAGTGAAACCTATGGCTATGTCAAGAGTGTGTTAGAAAACTACTGGAATTACCTGCAACTCTATCGGCAGGACTAA